A window from Streptomyces sp. NBC_00271 encodes these proteins:
- a CDS encoding GNAT family N-acetyltransferase — protein MPELQRLQAGHASAVLAFELANRAYFAAAVSDRGDDFFDQFADRHKALLAEQEADTCAFYVLVAEDGSVLGRFNLVNIEDRTAELGYRVAQHVAGRGVATATVRNLCQLAATRHGLRTLRAATARENAASQKVLTKSGFVPVGPADPADVGGKPGTWYECQI, from the coding sequence ATGCCCGAGTTGCAGCGACTTCAGGCCGGCCATGCGTCGGCGGTCCTGGCCTTCGAGCTGGCGAACCGTGCCTATTTCGCTGCCGCGGTCTCCGACCGCGGTGACGACTTCTTCGACCAGTTCGCCGACCGGCACAAGGCCTTGCTGGCTGAGCAGGAGGCCGACACCTGCGCCTTCTATGTGCTCGTCGCCGAGGACGGCTCGGTACTCGGCCGGTTCAACCTGGTCAACATCGAGGATCGCACCGCGGAACTCGGCTACCGGGTCGCGCAACACGTTGCCGGCCGCGGCGTGGCGACCGCGACTGTTCGGAATCTGTGCCAGCTGGCGGCGACGCGGCACGGGCTGCGCACACTCAGGGCGGCTACTGCCCGCGAGAATGCCGCGTCACAGAAGGTGCTGACCAAATCCGGGTTCGTCCCGGTCGGCCCTGCCGACCCAGCCGATGTCGGCGGTAAGCCAGGCACCTGGTACGAGTGCCAGATTTAG